The proteins below come from a single Acinonyx jubatus isolate Ajub_Pintada_27869175 chromosome A1, VMU_Ajub_asm_v1.0, whole genome shotgun sequence genomic window:
- the LOC106966660 gene encoding putative olfactory receptor 2B8, giving the protein MVIPNVSSFDGFFLLGFSEQPLLKMTLFVIILFFYLLTLLGNIAIIILAHLDPRLHTPMYFFFTHLSLMDLCYTTSTVPQLLFNLQGPEKTITYGGCVGQLYVSLAMGSTECILLAVMAVDRYVAVCWPLHYTVLMHPCISWQMVAITWLTGLVSSLVQTVLIAQVPLCGRNVIDHIFCEVPVVLKLACVDTTFNQMELFLVSAFLLLVPLSFLFPTSALLRLCGRSSRMKAAKRPLGLALHIWWWCFSCMALLWPLICSPLQPPPRTRTSSWPCSIELSLQL; this is encoded by the coding sequence ATGGTTATTCCTAATGTCAGCTCCTTTGATGGATTTTTCCTGTTGGGCTTCTCTGAGCAACCTCTGTTAAAGATGACCCTTTTTGTTATCATCCTGTTTTTCTACTTGTTGACTCTGCTTGGCAATATTGCCATCATTATATTGGCTCATCTGGATCCCCGGCTCCACACcccaatgtattttttcttcactcaCTTGTCTTTAATGGACCTCTGCTACACCACCAGCACAGTTCCCCAGCTGCTGTTTAACCTGCAGGGTCCAGAAAAGACAATAACCTATGGAGGCTGTGTTGGTCAGCTGTATGTGTCCTTGGCAATGGGTTCCACAGAATGCATTCTCCTTGCAGTCATGGCTGTTGACCGCTATGTGGCAGTATGCTGGCCTTTGCACTACACCGTTCTCATGCATCCATGTATCAGTTGGCAAATGGTGGCCATAACCTGGCTGACCGGCTTGGTTAGCTCACTGGTGCAGACTGTGCTCATCGCACAGGTTCCTCTTTGTGGAAGGAATGTTATAGACCATATCTTCTGTGAAGTACCAGTTGTCCTCAAACTTGCTTGCGTGGATACCACATTTAATCAGATGGAACTCTTCCTGGTTAGCGCATTTTTACTGCTGGTGCCTCTCTCATTCTTATTTCCTACATCTGCATTGCTCAGGCTATGTGGAAGATCCAGTCGCATGAAGGCCGCCAAAAGGCCCTTGGGACTTGCTCTTCACATTTGGTGGTGGTGTTTCTCTTGTATGGCACTGCTATGGCCACTTATCTGCAGCCCACTGCAGCCACCTCCCAGGACCAGGACAAGTTCATGGCCTTGCTCTATTGAATTGTCACTCCAACTCTAA